Proteins co-encoded in one Halorussus vallis genomic window:
- a CDS encoding ABC transporter ATP-binding protein, with translation MSELLSVSDLRTQFNTERGVVEAVDDFDLSIEEGETVGLVGESGSGKSVSALSLLQLIDDPGEIVSGEARFHHPELAASFADEYPGGVGEFVFPEEGDVDLLSAPESAMRDVRGGEVSMIFQDPMTSLNPALTVGEQVAESLRLHQYGGQRKDSWWNAVRDVAPSLGGGDVDEAVLQDTIDVLEEVGIPEPTARVDEYPHEFSGGMRQRVLIAIALACRPKLLIADEPTTALDVTIQAQILDLINDLQDDLGTSVLMITHDLGVVAETCDRVAVMYAGDIVEVGPVDEIFHNPSHPYTYALLESIPREDKQRLQPIEGNVPDLIDMPQGCHFAGRCPWEQPECTQGEIPHLQHGPKEVDHRAKCVLEEFDTSEYAEDRTGVSTADHETGDRLLAVDDMRKYFSRADGLLDEWLGNEKESVKAVDGVSFDIYEGETVGLVGESGCGKSTAGRTLLRLEDPTDGTIVFAGTDLADLDRDELREARKEMQMIFQDPLSSLDPRMTVGQTIMEPLKIHDLPEESPAGDKGRKQQRRERVVELMEAVGLERGQYDRYPHEISGGQRQRVGIARALAVDPDFIVADEPVSALDVSVQAQIINLMEDLQEEFGLTYLFIAHDLSVVRHICDRIAVMYLGEIVEVAETDELFADPKHPYTQALLSAIPEPDPRADTDDRIILEGDVPSPIDPPSGCHFRTRCPQVIPPEGLDIEQRAYREVMDYRERVENRAIDLEATWEEAAGGDAARAEAATAADGGRPEASRDAFAATLWDRLFDVEPTGEPREIVAESFTHLANDDWASAESLLREHFESVCERKEPVLQDEAHPSACHLYDQPE, from the coding sequence GTGAGTGAGTTACTATCGGTCTCGGATCTGCGGACGCAGTTCAACACGGAGCGGGGTGTCGTCGAGGCGGTCGACGACTTCGACCTCTCCATCGAGGAGGGAGAGACCGTCGGCCTCGTCGGGGAATCGGGGTCCGGCAAGAGCGTGAGCGCCCTCTCGCTCCTGCAACTCATCGACGACCCCGGGGAGATCGTCAGCGGGGAGGCGCGGTTCCACCACCCGGAACTCGCGGCGTCGTTCGCCGACGAGTACCCCGGCGGAGTCGGCGAGTTCGTCTTCCCCGAGGAGGGTGACGTCGACCTGCTCTCGGCCCCAGAGAGCGCGATGCGCGACGTGCGGGGCGGCGAGGTCAGCATGATCTTCCAGGACCCGATGACCTCGCTCAACCCCGCGCTGACGGTGGGCGAGCAGGTCGCCGAGAGCCTGCGCCTCCACCAGTACGGCGGCCAGCGAAAGGACTCGTGGTGGAACGCGGTCCGGGACGTCGCGCCGAGTCTCGGCGGCGGCGACGTCGACGAGGCGGTGTTGCAGGACACCATCGACGTGCTTGAGGAGGTCGGCATCCCCGAACCCACCGCGCGGGTCGACGAGTACCCCCACGAGTTCTCGGGCGGGATGCGCCAGCGGGTGCTCATCGCCATCGCGCTGGCGTGTCGGCCCAAGTTGCTCATCGCCGACGAACCGACCACCGCGCTCGACGTCACCATCCAGGCCCAGATTCTCGACCTCATCAACGACCTCCAGGACGACCTCGGCACCTCCGTGCTGATGATCACCCACGACCTCGGCGTGGTCGCCGAAACCTGCGACCGCGTGGCCGTGATGTACGCCGGCGACATCGTGGAGGTCGGCCCGGTCGACGAGATATTCCACAACCCGAGCCACCCCTACACCTACGCGCTGCTCGAATCCATCCCGCGCGAGGACAAGCAGCGACTCCAGCCCATCGAGGGCAACGTCCCGGACCTCATCGACATGCCTCAGGGCTGTCACTTCGCCGGGCGGTGCCCGTGGGAGCAACCCGAGTGCACGCAGGGCGAGATTCCGCACCTCCAGCACGGCCCCAAGGAAGTGGACCACCGGGCGAAGTGCGTCCTCGAGGAGTTCGACACGAGCGAGTACGCCGAGGACCGAACGGGCGTGAGCACCGCCGACCACGAAACCGGCGACCGACTGCTCGCGGTCGACGACATGAGGAAGTACTTCTCGCGGGCCGACGGGTTGCTCGACGAGTGGCTCGGCAACGAGAAGGAGAGCGTGAAGGCGGTCGACGGCGTGAGCTTCGACATCTACGAGGGCGAGACCGTGGGCCTGGTCGGCGAGTCCGGCTGTGGGAAGTCGACGGCGGGTCGCACCCTCCTGCGACTCGAAGACCCGACCGACGGCACCATCGTGTTCGCGGGCACCGACCTCGCCGACCTCGACCGCGACGAACTCCGGGAGGCGCGCAAGGAGATGCAGATGATCTTCCAGGACCCGCTGTCGAGCCTCGACCCCCGGATGACGGTGGGCCAGACCATCATGGAGCCGCTGAAGATCCACGACCTGCCCGAGGAGTCGCCGGCGGGCGACAAGGGTCGCAAGCAGCAGCGCCGCGAGCGCGTCGTCGAACTGATGGAGGCGGTCGGCCTCGAACGCGGTCAGTACGACCGCTACCCCCACGAGATCTCGGGCGGCCAGCGCCAGCGCGTAGGCATCGCCCGGGCGCTGGCGGTCGACCCAGATTTCATCGTGGCCGACGAACCGGTGAGCGCGCTCGACGTCTCGGTTCAGGCCCAGATCATCAACCTGATGGAGGACCTCCAGGAGGAGTTCGGGCTGACCTACCTGTTCATCGCCCACGACCTGAGCGTCGTCCGGCACATCTGCGACCGCATCGCGGTGATGTACCTGGGCGAAATCGTCGAGGTCGCCGAGACCGACGAACTGTTCGCCGACCCCAAACACCCCTACACTCAGGCGTTGCTGTCGGCGATTCCGGAACCCGACCCGCGGGCCGACACCGACGACCGCATCATCCTGGAGGGCGACGTCCCCTCGCCCATCGACCCGCCGTCGGGCTGTCACTTCCGGACCCGGTGTCCGCAGGTCATCCCGCCGGAGGGCCTGGACATCGAACAGCGGGCCTACCGCGAAGTGATGGACTACCGCGAACGCGTCGAGAACCGCGCCATCGACCTCGAAGCCACGTGGGAGGAGGCCGCGGGCGGCGACGCCGCCCGCGCCGAGGCGGCGACCGCCGCCGACGGCGGACGACCGGAGGCCTCCCGCGACGCGTTCGCGGCCACCCTGTGGGACCGGTTATTCGACGTCGAACCGACGGGCGAACCCCGCGAAATCGTCGCCGAGTCGTTCACCCACCTGGCGAACGACGACTGGGCGTCGGCCGAATCGCTGCTTCGCGAGCACTTCGAGAGCGTCTGCGAGCGCAAGGAGCCGGTGTTGCAGGACGAAGCCCACCCGTCGGCCTGCCACCTCTACGACCAGCCAGAGTGA
- a CDS encoding DUF7529 family protein produces MSEDGDDRDAESGDDVEALAEEDPAAAFEEVENLPGTHLRAMEFWDDVVADMEATAAGYEDDGWETVQLHPGDVTVLTPDPESGDDRFGLDVLVPDDEFEAVEERMEEGVSFDAYEVFSAAADDLALLVVAMEDRDAEFAVLYPAYYDVQSAQRMLELARSEGELYSYVRTLSEERIEFVHDDPSVFAPPGEDGDGDGERA; encoded by the coding sequence ATGAGCGAGGACGGCGACGACCGCGACGCCGAGTCGGGCGACGACGTCGAAGCGCTGGCCGAGGAGGACCCGGCGGCGGCGTTCGAGGAGGTCGAAAACCTCCCCGGTACCCACCTCCGGGCGATGGAGTTCTGGGACGACGTGGTCGCCGACATGGAGGCGACCGCCGCGGGCTACGAGGACGACGGCTGGGAAACCGTACAGCTCCACCCCGGCGACGTGACGGTGCTGACCCCCGACCCGGAGTCGGGCGACGACCGCTTCGGACTGGACGTGCTGGTCCCCGACGACGAGTTCGAGGCCGTCGAGGAGCGGATGGAGGAGGGCGTCTCCTTCGACGCCTACGAGGTCTTCAGCGCGGCTGCCGACGACCTCGCGTTGCTCGTCGTCGCCATGGAGGACCGCGACGCCGAGTTCGCGGTGCTCTACCCGGCCTACTACGACGTCCAGTCGGCCCAGAGGATGCTCGAACTCGCGCGGAGCGAGGGCGAACTCTACAGCTACGTCCGGACGCTCTCCGAAGAGCGAATCGAGTTCGTCCACGACGACCCCTCGGTGTTCGCGCCGCCGGGCGAAGACGGCGACGGGGACGGGGAGCGGGCGTAA